The region TATTcatactcaaaagttttcttttccaattatttttcaaagaaatctctttatttatatgcAAAATGTTTATTTAGAGTCCAAATAAGCACTTACTCCCGAATGGTCCATTTCGATTTTGATCTTCAAATTTCgatgttatttttgtttttttcctACTTATCTTTTTGaaagaaatataaatatttatatctGAAATATCTTTGTCAGAGTGTTTAATCATTTTCAATAAAATATCTAACTTTATACACtaatataatatataattcatatttactatgtttatttaatttttattaagtttaagtaaaaaaatatattttttttcttgaaaatttgaaattattcATCATATTGTTGAAATGCTAGAGTTTTTTTTCTTGGAAATCCAAAATTTTGGTCTGGAATTCCTGAAATATATTTTttgtcaaattttttttttgtctgaAATGCTAGGCAATGATTACTTTTTTAAAAATAACTCTTCttagttatttatttaaataCACAAGTTAGATTACTTAAGGTAAGTACAGTTAAAAGTAAATACAATAAAAGGTAATTTTCTGTTTACCGAAGTCTCTTTGGTCAATCGGTAAATAGTGACTTTTTTAATTAAGAAGTCACAGATTTAAAGTCTGGAAAACCTAGTAATTTAAAGTAGATTAGTTTGCTTTAgaaaagaataaataaataaaggcaAAAAACGAACCAAGGAGGCAACCCGGTTTTAAATTAGAGAGGGCGGCCTCAAAAGATTAATCAACTTTATACGACGGTTTTATTCAGCCATGAAATACTGCAGGGGATGATGTCCAAGGGTTTCTCCTTGCTAACCTTCAATTCATCGCATGAAATGAAAGACTTGATTCAATTGGATTTTGGAAGTTTTGGCTTTATGCATTCGACTCTTTTAATTTTATAGATTTGAGGTTTAAGGATGTtaatggaaattagggttttagttaaCTATGTGGAAGTCTGCGTTTCTTCTTCGTCAAAATGTTACGGTGCGTTGCAACATTCTTTCTTATAATATGATCACGGCTACTTTTCATTCTCAAACTCGTTTTTCATCCCCACAAATGAACTATGAGCTAACAGATTCCGTTCTTTCTTTTAAAGGAATGATTGAGACCATACCTGTACCCCCTGTTCGTCAGTTCAATCATATCTTGATTAAAATTGCTAAGATGAAGCAATACCCTACTGCCATCTCTCTCATTCTGGACCATGACTTGTTAGGCTTCAACTCTTCTGTTAAACCTAATTTATATACATTTAGCATTGCCATAAACTGCTTCTGCCATACGGGTAGAGTGGATTTAGGTTTCTCAGTGTATGGAAAAGTGGTTAAGCTTGGTTACAAGCCCGATTCTGCTATCATTAATACTCTGATAAGGGGGCTTTGTGATAATGGTAACATTTGTGAGGCGCTTAAGTTTTCTGAAATGAATATGAATAATGGATTACAACCAACAGTAGTTACTTTTGGTACAATAATAAACGGCATTTGCAAAAAAGATGGTCCACAAGCTGCTCATCGTTTTCTTCAGCTTGTGGAGGAAACTAAGGGCTTTCATCTAGGCGCAACTGAGTATAATACAATCATCAATGGCCTTTGCAAAGATAGACATCTTACTGAAGCTCGTGAAATCTATTTCGAAATGGAAAAGAAAGGTATTCTTCCAGATGTTATAACATTCAATAGTTTGATTCAAGGTTACTGTAATTTGGGTCTTTGGGAAAAGGTGAATGGATTGTCTACTGAAATGAAAGACCAGGGAATTTCATATGATGTAGTCACGTTTAGCATTTTAGTTCATTATTGGTTTAAACAAGGTCGGACTGAAGAAGCACATAAAATTATTAAATTGATGTTGGAAAGTGGAATGAAGCCCGACACTTATATGTATACTTCAGTAATACATGGCTACTGTTTGCTTCGTAAAGTAGATTATGCTAGAAAGATTTTCACTTTTATGATTGCACAAGGGTGTGTGCCTAGTGCTTTCACTTACACTACACTAATCAATGGATATTGTTTGGTTGGAAAAGTGGATGAAGCTAGAGAGATCTTTGAGGTTATGATTCAAGAAGGGTATGCACCTTGTGTTGTTAGCTATAGCATCTTGATTGAAGGGTACTGCAAGagcaaaaagaaagaaaagataGAAAAAGCTTGGGATCTCTTTAGTGAAATGTATGGAAATGGAATTGTTCCTAATGTAGTCACCTGCACCTCTCTTATAAATGGTTTATGTCATGTGGGAAGACTCAAAGAGGCATTTCAGCTTCTTAAAGATATTCCGAATTGGGGTATTTATCCAAATATATTTACTTACTCTACTTTGATAGATTCTTATTTAAAAAATGAGAAAATGGATGAGGCCCTTAAGTTATTTAAAACTATGGAATGTATTGGCATTAAACCTGACATTGTTGTTTGCACTAGCCTCATTGATGGTATGTGTAGGGCTGGGAAAGTCGATGGTGGCTATCAGGTTTTTCTTAGACTTGCTGCAAGTGGTTTGCACCCTAATTGTCATACTTATAATGTCTTGATGGGTGGATTTTTTAAGCATGGTTATCTTAAAGATGTGAATGATCTGATTCAAGAAATGGAGGTTGAAGGTTGCATGATGGATGGTGTTACTTATAATTTAGTTATTCAGGGATTTCTTCAACATAATGAGACAAAAAGGGCACTTTTATATCTTGAAAGCATGCTTGATGTTGGTTTCTCTGCAAATGCAAGCACAACAACCAAACTAGTGTACTTGTTGGCCACAAAACATTTGAATAGGGCATCGAAGGAATTGCTTAAGAAGTTTTTTAGTCAACAGAAAAAAAAGGTTAGATGTTGTGGGATTTTGGACAGAAGGGGAATTCGATTCCGTTCCAATCTGTGTTTTGTTGCAAAAAAGTATGGAATTAAATTACATAAGAAATCACAAAGGGTTCTTTGACCAATGTATTTTCACATTCCATCTTAAAACCCATGGAATCCAACCTGCAGCATTTTTCCTCCCTGCAGAAAGTACTCAATACCCTTTTAACCCTACAAGTTCACAAGTATGCTTGCTAATCCTTCAAACATGTGGCTGAATGGAATCCAAATCCTTTAAATTCCAATTCCTTCCAAAACATTCGGTTAACCAAACGCCCCCTTAGATTCCAATTCCAATAAAGGAAATGATTGAAAGCACAGGCATAGAGGGTGTAAAACACAAGCCAGTTGACAATGCTGACCAAAAAGACATCTGAAAGCCAAATTTGGTAGAAAAGGATCAGCTACATTCCGTAGATTCATTCTTGGATAAAGTGATTGGAATACTGGTACTGGATTTGTGTGATTCAAATTCAATTAGGGTTCCAAAGAACAAAATTGGGTGTGATCCGAATCTGCATTATGGCAGTTATGTCCACCAGGTTCTAAACCGAACTTTACCCTATGCTCTTAGATTTTGTAATATTTCATATTTGAATTTAGTTTAGGGAAAAATGATATAAAAAGCAATTTTGGTTTCACAATTTTATATGTTAGTCACATGACTTTTTTCTGTGGTGATTGAACCGTTATACACTTATACTTTTTTTGGCCTTATAAAAGAATCATTTGTTCCATTGACCTGGTTTTGATATCAAGGAAGCACAACGTGCCTGTAACATTTTATCGAATTAGCCACTGACTATTAGTATTTTCTATTGATTTAGTCActgaattattgttataataatTGCAAAAAATTAGTAGTTTGGTGGCTAAGTCGATAACATGGTGCAagtacatttttttttctttctgtaTTCTACTCTTTTTTCAAACCTGGTAACCgggaaaaatgttatttttttaacAGACAAACAAGTACTGTGGTGCAAGTCTGGATCATGAACTGGAAGAACCCACTGAGCAGGTAAtcctttaaaatgtttttaacatGATTAATCTGTTCAATTCTTTTTACTATTGCACCATAAAATTATTATAGGAGAAAGACTGACTTATTTATTTGCAATTAATCATTTCtattttttctttattatttcaGAAGTTTAGCCCTTGGCGTGTCTATGGTATTTCCTGTGAGGACAAGCAGGCAGGCAGAAGAAAAGTTGACAATGCGATAATCTGGTGGAATTGGAATTCGAGATTCCCTTCCGCTATTTATTTGTCAATTGCCTTCTACAAAATTGCCACTCACCTTCAACTATTTCAATGCTATTTGACTTGACTGGTGTCTAAAAATAAGTTTGTAAACTAGTACTTCCATGTTTAATATACACTTATATAGTTATTAGGTGTGAAACCTGTGTACTACacaagtttattaaaaataaagtttttaatATAAAGTTGTAAGCATTATGTAtttttaaagtaatagttttacataaatacaaataatataatgaatagaGTAAGTAATTTAATATATTCTAGGAGAATTGAAAACATGAAGGAAAGAAATAGTTATAGaacatttattttgaaatttaatagAATGATCTATCTTACATAGATAAACCCTTACTAAAACGTggattttaaattttagaaaataaaaagacaaaactgcaaaaatggtccttgtgctATGGGCCCtttctttatttgtttttatttttaaaaatttaaataaaaggggaaaatgtttaagaaaatagaaaaaacaaattaaaatggtAGATTAGTCTTTTCAAGTTTAAGAGAGACTAATTCCACAACCAAACTATCTTAAAAGTTTTTGAACTAAacctcaaaaaaaataaaaaatactataaggaccatttttgcagttttgtcaaatgaaaattacaaaaaaataacaagttgaaaaaaataattcaaaaaatcccAGAAAATGACATGTATCAGATTCAATAAGAACATCACATTTAGCAAaaatgattttcatttattaggttagATATGAGTTTGTTCTCGACAATGTACTTTGACATATTGATAATATGGCCCTAGTATCTAATGCCATTAGGCCAAAgtccaattttatttttatttattttattcttttttcacGTTTTAATAAATGAAAAGGATGATGTACATTATCATTTTCACCTAACTTTTCCACAATGAGATCCAAATCATTCATCATGAACTAAAAAATATTAACCAAATCAAAAAAAGTCAATGGTTCCAAATCTATACCTTCTTCTGTGGATTTGGAGAAGCATCCTTGATGGTGCAATTTAATTGATCATCTATTGAACTGAAGCAATATGATCACAAATTACGTGGACTTTGAACAGAATCTCATTAATGGCTTATTTATAAACCTCTAGGATGAAATTTGAAACCCCTTTTGTTTTGGGTGTTAGTCTAAATGGCAGTAAGAGGACATCTAAGTAACGGAGAAGTGGAAAATACCTCATGTGCAAGGCACGTGAGAGGGTGGGTGGGGGGATTGGATAAcaatcaaatatggataaaatCACAAAATATGAAACAAGTGAATCATGTGGACTAAAGTTGTTGCATTTTGGCAATCCATAAACAACTTTTTTTTCCCTTTCAAATGTGGTGTTTTGTATTTATATTATTGAAACATTACATTGATTCATATTTTGATACATAAATAATTATAATTCAGTCTTTTGTATTCATTATGAATGGTCAATGACAATAGGTGGATTTAGAACCAAATTTCGATTTTGACCGGAAACAGACGTATCATAATActataaaaaaatacaatatcATCATAAATGGACATAGATTACTTGTTCATAAAAAACTAACAAGGTAACAAAGAAATTTATAAAAGATAAATATAATTAAGTAATGTAAATTGTGAACTATATAGAAACTCAATTAAGTGTCCGGAtgacattattttatttttcaattttgcaTGGCATTGTCATAActaatttgataatataaaatcttttaacatgaattatattttatataaataatagtaAACCATAATACCTAAGTCGCTCATGTTAGCATATCCCAAAGCCCATGTGAGAATCGTGAAACAATAACCATATTTTGGATGTGTCATAAATATTTTTATTGAATTGTGAACGTATGTGATATTTTATTCCTCGACCACTAAACTCTGATAGCATTAAAactaagggataatgacttgaaagggtaacgaactttcgacttttttcacatttagtcactaaactttttttcgttatctatttgccattgaactattgaaactgttcacattttacccttatgaccggctgttaccggtcataagggtaaaatatgaacagtTATAATAGtttaatggcaaatagataacgaaaaaaagtttagtgactaaatatgaacaaaattgaaagttcgtttccctctaaaaagttcaatgactaaatgtgaacaaacttcctcttgtattatgttttagcaaattatttatttttgttaaattgtagcaacatttgttgatgaagaaatctatgaaataataaaaaaaaaaaaacaaaaccctgaaaatatatttaaaaaaaacaaaaaaccgaaaccgaaataaaaaaccaatggtttgacattttccaaaataaaaaatcaaaatttccaatctgattttggttttacaaaaaaaatgaaccattctcacttatgtgaattatgaccattggtttggcatgcagaatttgtgacatcccatgaatacgtagttaaaACATCGTCTTAACTCGTAaatcatagtaaggggttagagtatcatcgcatgaatacgtagttacaacatcgcctgtaCTCGTAATTCATCATCTACATGTTatgggcctgctggtgtttccactgggttgtctagaatagtctgtggtcgtcatctatactctggtagatgactacatcgccacattgtcggttaaggttatggtatctcttttcatcctacatcacctattcattatcatctatttacctaattatcatcacctttctatcatcacctatctctcatcattttatttcatcacacaccaactattttatctacccatgtttcatccgcaacatatttgtagatataaaataaatataccgtttaaatcttgtaaaacatatataaaatcgttcatccaacatagacagcaagtattcaaataatatgcacacatagcatgtaatttatataaaatacttcatatctatgtgtaagatgaaagtaactatatataccataaaaatcccataaatacTTCCTTACTTcaaaccccaaggtttactctactaaagtttcatattctcggctctctggaCGTAGAAGGGTCCAAATTCCTAACTTCAAACCctaaggtttactctactaaagcttcatattctcggctctctggacctagaaggATCCAGATCTATAACATAAACTTGCAAGAGGGGTTTGAGGCATTCAAAACCCCaaagatgaagtgattcaagccctAACCCTAAAATGGAATCTACACAATAGGGAAGGAAAAGGGGTTCATTTTTGTACCTCAGAAtgaagctccttgcttgaataactcaaaacaataaccttccttggtccctcttgctggaactcttctcctttcttgcaaaatcacaccaaaaagctcaagatagctcttcctctcactctacacactcaagctcgctagggttctcacttatgggaaaggtagtcgcaattgaaggccataagtgcctttaaatatggctcgggcccaaagatttagggtttctgccaacagcgcagactcgtcgagtcgcctcaccaacttgttgagtccattcattaatccgagtcatcggtcgcgaccttactcgacgagttgaggcgtcaactcgtcgagtatctcttcttaactcaaaagaaaaatacttaaattatgatacctggaaatctagatgttacattttatttttttatttcatagatttcttcatcaacaaatgttgctacaattaaacaaaaataaataatttgctaaaacataatacaataggaagtttgttcacatttagccaTTGAAcattttagagggaaacgaactttcgattttgttcacatttagtcactaaactttttttcgttatctatttgccactaaactattgaaaatgttcacattttacccttatgaccggtaacagccggtcataagcgTAAAATGTGaccagtttcaatagttcaataacaaatagataacgaaaaaaagtttagtgactaaatgtgaacaaagtcgaaagtttgttaccctttcaagtcattatctctAAAACTAATA is a window of Lactuca sativa cultivar Salinas chromosome 1, Lsat_Salinas_v11, whole genome shotgun sequence DNA encoding:
- the LOC111916805 gene encoding pentatricopeptide repeat-containing protein At1g63330 isoform X1; the encoded protein is MWKSAFLLRQNVTVRCNILSYNMITATFHSQTRFSSPQMNYELTDSVLSFKGMIETIPVPPVRQFNHILIKIAKMKQYPTAISLILDHDLLGFNSSVKPNLYTFSIAINCFCHTGRVDLGFSVYGKVVKLGYKPDSAIINTLIRGLCDNGNICEALKFSEMNMNNGLQPTVVTFGTIINGICKKDGPQAAHRFLQLVEETKGFHLGATEYNTIINGLCKDRHLTEAREIYFEMEKKGILPDVITFNSLIQGYCNLGLWEKVNGLSTEMKDQGISYDVVTFSILVHYWFKQGRTEEAHKIIKLMLESGMKPDTYMYTSVIHGYCLLRKVDYARKIFTFMIAQGCVPSAFTYTTLINGYCLVGKVDEAREIFEVMIQEGYAPCVVSYSILIEGYCKSKKKEKIEKAWDLFSEMYGNGIVPNVVTCTSLINGLCHVGRLKEAFQLLKDIPNWGIYPNIFTYSTLIDSYLKNEKMDEALKLFKTMECIGIKPDIVVCTSLIDGMCRAGKVDGGYQVFLRLAASGLHPNCHTYNVLMGGFFKHGYLKDVNDLIQEMEVEGCMMDGVTYNLVIQGFLQHNETKRALLYLESMLDVGFSANASTTTKLVYLLATKHLNRASKELLKKFFSQQKKKVRCCGILDRRGIRFRSNLCFVAKKYGIKLHKKSQRVL
- the LOC111916805 gene encoding putative pentatricopeptide repeat-containing protein At1g12700, mitochondrial isoform X2 — encoded protein: MLMEIRVLVNYVEVCVSSSSKCYGMIETIPVPPVRQFNHILIKIAKMKQYPTAISLILDHDLLGFNSSVKPNLYTFSIAINCFCHTGRVDLGFSVYGKVVKLGYKPDSAIINTLIRGLCDNGNICEALKFSEMNMNNGLQPTVVTFGTIINGICKKDGPQAAHRFLQLVEETKGFHLGATEYNTIINGLCKDRHLTEAREIYFEMEKKGILPDVITFNSLIQGYCNLGLWEKVNGLSTEMKDQGISYDVVTFSILVHYWFKQGRTEEAHKIIKLMLESGMKPDTYMYTSVIHGYCLLRKVDYARKIFTFMIAQGCVPSAFTYTTLINGYCLVGKVDEAREIFEVMIQEGYAPCVVSYSILIEGYCKSKKKEKIEKAWDLFSEMYGNGIVPNVVTCTSLINGLCHVGRLKEAFQLLKDIPNWGIYPNIFTYSTLIDSYLKNEKMDEALKLFKTMECIGIKPDIVVCTSLIDGMCRAGKVDGGYQVFLRLAASGLHPNCHTYNVLMGGFFKHGYLKDVNDLIQEMEVEGCMMDGVTYNLVIQGFLQHNETKRALLYLESMLDVGFSANASTTTKLVYLLATKHLNRASKELLKKFFSQQKKKVRCCGILDRRGIRFRSNLCFVAKKYGIKLHKKSQRVL